TGAGAGTGAAGACCCGCAATCGCAGCGTAGCACTACCGGCCCGTCGGGCCCGGATTTCGGCAAAGCCGATGGCGGCGGTGCCCAGCCCCTGGCTTCGCCATGCCGAGGCGATTTGCAGCTCACGGATAGTACAGACGTTCGAAGCAGGATCGAGGCACAAAAGCCCTACCGGGGAACCCTCTACCAGAAGCTGATAGCTTTCCATCTCGCGCCACTGACGCGCGAACAGGGCATCATCCCAGTGCATACCCAGTGCATCGAAATAGCCGGCCATGTTGCGCCGAATGAGATCGGCGGCGAACGCTTTGTCGCTGGTTCGTCGAAAGTACGGTGTCATTCCGATATTTCCAAAACGTTTTGTCGACTTCGGTACGCGGCTTTCACGCGGTGATTGGCTACAACAACCTGATGAAACCTCAAGCGCGACTACGTTATAATGAGTGCTACGAATCAAGGAGGCCCCATGCAAACACTCTCCTGGGAAACCAAGCGGCGTTATAACGCTGAAGTCCGGCGCACCAACTATCAGTCCAGCATGGCGCTCGAAGGCATTACGGTCGACCCTCGCACGTCGCGGCTTACCAAAGCCGACGTGATCGCCAAATATACGAAAACTCAAAAACGCTGATGGATAAGTACGGTACCGGTCAGGATCCCTACTGTTACCCTGGTACTGACGTATTAAGAAACAAGTTGAATATCGATGAGGCGGCCACGCTCGAAGAAGCCGAACGCGACCTATCGATGATCAACGCCGCCAGTATTGAGCTCGAACCACCGCCTTTTGACCTCGCCTATCTGCAGCGCCTGCATTCTCGACTTTTTGATGATCTTTATGACTGGGCAGGAGAGCTGAGGTCCATCGATATTGCAAAGGGAGACACGCGCTTCTGTCACGTTCCTTTTATAGCGCCCGAATCCGAAAAACTCTTCAGGAAACTGGCAGCGCAAACGTACTTCACTCAACTGGATAAGAGCGCTCTCGTGGCTACCTGCGCCGAACTGTACGGGGATTTGAATGCCATTCACCCTTTTCGCGAAGGTAACGGACGTACTCAGCGGCTCTTTTTCGAGCATCTGATTATCAACTGTGGTTACCGTATTTCCTGGGCAGGTGTCGAACGAGCGACATGGATAAAGACAAATATCGCAGCCATGGCGTGCGAGTACGAGGCTTTGGCCGCAATATTCGAAAGCTGTATCGGGCCGCCGCTTAAGGATTGATACGCAAGCGTTTTCCTTTACTTCCTCTACCCCAGCTGAAACGGATACACCGACCCCATTTCGAGCAGTTTTGTAAGCTCATCGAGGGCGGCGAGCGACTCGCGAGCAAGCTGCGGGTCGGCCAGATCCTTTGGTGCCAGCCGGTCGCGGTAGTGGCGCTCGACCCAAGCGGTGAGATCCTCGAACAGCGCCGGCGTGAGCAGCGCCCGCGCCTTGATGGCCTCGCGCTCGGCGCTCGTGAGCGCCACCCGCAGGCGCAGGCAGGCGGGGCCGCCGCCGTTTTGCATGCTCTGCTTGACGTCCTTGACGAGCACTTCACTAATCGGGTTGTAGCCCGCGAGAATCAGATCCTGGATCACGCGCCACACCGTGTCGTTCTCCTGACACTCGCCAGGTACCACCAGCGTCATGCTGCCGTCCGGATTGGAAAGAAGCTGCGAGTTGAAGAGATACGAGCCGACGGCGTCGTCAAGACTGATCGCCTCGACCGGCACGCGCACCGGGATCAGGGGCGTGGCCATTTTGGCGCGCAGCGCCTCCAGCGTGCCCTCCTCGTCCAGAAAGGCCAGCTCGTGGTAGAGCAGCACCGGGCCGTTGCCCACGGCGATTACGTCGTTGTGGAACACGCCGGCGTCGATCGCGTCCGGATGCTGCTGGGCGAACACGGTTTGGGCATCGGTAAGCCCGTGCTGACGCGCCACGGCCTGACTCGCCTCCAGCGTTTGCCGGGCCGGATACCGGCGGGGCTCGCGCTCACCGCCAAACGCTTTTCGTCCGTAAACGAACAGGTGCACGCCGGGCTCACCGTGCGCGCCGCAAAGCCGGGTGTGGTTCGCCGCGCCTTCATCAGAAAACGCCGGCGTTGCCGGCAGCGCAGGGTGATGGGCGAAGTGGCGCTCGTCATGAAAAATGGCCTGCAAAACACGGCCGGTGGTGGCGGGCTCGAGAAAGCGATGGAAGCTCGACTGCAGGTTGGCCGGGGTGAACTGCACGCGACCATCCGGCGCATCGAAGCCCGGGGTGACCGTGGCGGCGTTGGCGGTCCACATGCTGGACGCCGAGCACACCGCGCGCAGAAGCTGCGGCGCCTGGTCGGCGGCGCTTGCCAGCACGCGCTCGTCACTGCCGGTAAAGCCGAGCTTTCGCAGTGCGCCGAGGTCCGGGCGCTGCTGGGGGGGAAGCACGCCCTGAGCGTAGCCCGCCTCCATCAGCGATTTCATCTTCAAAAGCCCTTGCAGCGCGCCCTCTTTCGGGTTGGCAGTGAGCCCTCCGTGGCGCTGGGAGGCCAGATTACCGGCGGCCAGGCCCGCGTAGTTGTGCGTCGGGCCGACGAGGCCGTCGAAGTTGACCTCCTGAACGCTTTCATCCACGCGGCTCATAGCGTAATACCCGGCGGCAGCGTTTCCGGCATCTCCAGCGACTCGGCCTCCATCGAGGCGACCGGGTAGGCGCAGTAGTCCGCGGCGTAAAAGGCGCTCGGGCGGTGGTTGCCGCTGTCGCCCACGCCGCCGAAAGGCGCATCGCCCGAGGCACCAGTGGTCTGGCGGTTCCAGTTGACGATGCCGGCGCGAATGCGCAGCAGAAAATCGTCCCAATCGGTTGGGTCGCCGCCGATCAGCCCAGCGGAAAGCCCGTAGCGGGTGTCGTTGGCAAGCGCGAGCGCCTCGTCCCAACTATCAAAGCGGTGAATCTTCAAAAGCGGGCCGAAGTGCTCCTCGTCGGGTACTTTCAGCCCGGTCACGTCGATCAGCGCGGGGCTCACAAGGCTCGTACCCTCTTCAAGGCGCTGCATGCGATTGATCACCCGCCCACCCTGCGCCTCCAGCGCGTCCTGGGCTTTTAGCAGGCCGTCGGCGGCGGCCGGGCTTACGAGCCCGCCATAGAACGGCGCCGGGTTCTCCTCGAACTGCCCGGCCACGTGAAGCGTTTCGATGGCCTTCGAGAGCGCTTCGATCAGCCGGTCGCCGGCCTCGCCGTTGGGCACGATCAGCCGCCGGGCGCAGGTACAGCGCTGGCCGCCGGAGAGAAACGCCGACTGCAAAATGGTCAGCACGGCGGCGCGCTCATCCGACACCTCCTTGACCACCAGCGGGTTGTTGCCGCCAAGCTCGAGCGCAAGGATCTTGTCGAGCTGCCCGGCGAATTGCTGGTGCAGCATCCCCCCGACCTTTGCGCTTCCGGTGAATAGCAGCCCGTCGATGCGCCCATCACCGGCCAGTGCCTGGCCGACCTCGACACCGCCCTGCACCAGGTTGATCACGCCCTCCGGCAGGCCCGCCTCTTGCCAGCACTGCAGCGTTAGATCCGCGGTGAGCGGGGTCTGATCGCTGGGCTTGAAGACCACGGCATTGCCTGCCAGAAGCGCCGGCACGATGTGGCCGTTGGGCAGGTGGCCGGGGAAGTTGTAGGGGCCGAACACGGCCATCACGCCGTGGGGGCGGTGGCGCAGTACGGCCTTCGCACTGCCCACCTCTTTTTCGCGCTGGCCAGTGCGCTCGTCATGCGCCCGGATCGAGAGCGCCACCTTGCCCACCATCGCGCCGGCTTCGGTGCGCGCCTCCCAAAGCGGCTTGCCGGTTTCCGAGGCGATGGCCCAGGCAAGCTCTTCGCTTCTCTGTTTGAGCACCTCGGCGAAGCGCTCGACCAGCGCCAAGCGCTGCTCAAACGGCGTGCGCGCCCAAACGTTGAACGCCGCGCGCGCCGACTCGACGGCCTGGCCGACCTGGGCGGGGCTTGCGGCCTCGCCCTGCCAAAGCGCCTGCCCGCCGACCGGGTCCGTTTTGCTAAAGCGCGCGCCTTCGCCCACACGCCAGCGGCCGTCGATCAGCTGCTGCATCTTTGCGCTTAAGGGTTGTGCGGTCATGACGCCTCCTGAGTGTCGAGTAGTCTGAGCGTGTCGCCGGCGCCGACATCCAGCCGCCGCGCTTCCTCTTCGCTGAGCAAGATCGTGCCGTTATCATCCGGGCCGCGGCCGAGCCAAGCGGCCCGAAACGCGCCGATCGTGGTGGTGGCCGCCAGCCAGCGGCTGACGCTTTGGACGTTTGGGTCGCGCGAGATCTCTACCGAATGGACCTGGGAGGTGCGCACCGCCCGCACATCGTCGATATAGGCCTCCACGGTCGGGCCGCCGTCGAAAATATCGATGTAGCCCTCCCAGCGTAGCCCCTCTTTCTTGAGCATCTCGAGCGCCGGTCGCGTGTCGCGGTGAACCTGGCCGATACAGGCGCGCGCTTTCTCGGACATGAAGGTGGTGTAGATGGGGAATTTCGGCATCAGCTCGCCGATGAAGCTTTTCTGGCCAAGCCCGGTGAGCCGGTCGGCCTCGTTGAAATCCATCGGGAAGAAGTGCTTGCCCAGGCTCTCCCAGAACGGGCTCTGGTGATGTTCGTCGAACACGCCGCGCATCTCCGCCAGCACCTTGTCCGGGAAGCGGTCACGGAACTCGGCGATGAACAGCCAGCGCGCCTTGGAGAGCAGCGCGCCGCAGCGCAAATGCCGGTTGGCCTCGCCGCGGTACTCCGGGCGCACGTAGAGCGAACACACCTCGGCGTCGCCGGTGTGGTCCGAGCTCAAGAAGAGCGTGTCGATGGTGCGGTGCAGATCGAGCTGCACGGACGAATGCGCCAGCGTCCCGAGCCGGTAGTGATAAAACGGCACCTCGCGGCCGACCTGACCTTCGATGGCGCAGCAGCCGGCAAGCTCGCCGGTAGCGTCGTCTTCGAGCACGAAGAAGTAGAGCCGGTCATCGACCGGAGTGCGCTCCTCGAACGC
The window above is part of the Halomonas sp. GD1P12 genome. Proteins encoded here:
- a CDS encoding GNAT family N-acetyltransferase, which produces MTPYFRRTSDKAFAADLIRRNMAGYFDALGMHWDDALFARQWREMESYQLLVEGSPVGLLCLDPASNVCTIRELQIASAWRSQGLGTAAIGFAEIRARRAGSATLRLRVFTLNPAVALYRRLGFGVVTTEAGAHTMEKRLDRAF
- a CDS encoding YhfG family protein; amino-acid sequence: MQTLSWETKRRYNAEVRRTNYQSSMALEGITVDPRTSRLTKADVIAKYTKTQKR
- a CDS encoding putative adenosine monophosphate-protein transferase Fic: MDKYGTGQDPYCYPGTDVLRNKLNIDEAATLEEAERDLSMINAASIELEPPPFDLAYLQRLHSRLFDDLYDWAGELRSIDIAKGDTRFCHVPFIAPESEKLFRKLAAQTYFTQLDKSALVATCAELYGDLNAIHPFREGNGRTQRLFFEHLIINCGYRISWAGVERATWIKTNIAAMACEYEALAAIFESCIGPPLKD
- the astB gene encoding N-succinylarginine dihydrolase, whose amino-acid sequence is MSRVDESVQEVNFDGLVGPTHNYAGLAAGNLASQRHGGLTANPKEGALQGLLKMKSLMEAGYAQGVLPPQQRPDLGALRKLGFTGSDERVLASAADQAPQLLRAVCSASSMWTANAATVTPGFDAPDGRVQFTPANLQSSFHRFLEPATTGRVLQAIFHDERHFAHHPALPATPAFSDEGAANHTRLCGAHGEPGVHLFVYGRKAFGGEREPRRYPARQTLEASQAVARQHGLTDAQTVFAQQHPDAIDAGVFHNDVIAVGNGPVLLYHELAFLDEEGTLEALRAKMATPLIPVRVPVEAISLDDAVGSYLFNSQLLSNPDGSMTLVVPGECQENDTVWRVIQDLILAGYNPISEVLVKDVKQSMQNGGGPACLRLRVALTSAEREAIKARALLTPALFEDLTAWVERHYRDRLAPKDLADPQLARESLAALDELTKLLEMGSVYPFQLG
- the astD gene encoding succinylglutamate-semialdehyde dehydrogenase, translating into MTAQPLSAKMQQLIDGRWRVGEGARFSKTDPVGGQALWQGEAASPAQVGQAVESARAAFNVWARTPFEQRLALVERFAEVLKQRSEELAWAIASETGKPLWEARTEAGAMVGKVALSIRAHDERTGQREKEVGSAKAVLRHRPHGVMAVFGPYNFPGHLPNGHIVPALLAGNAVVFKPSDQTPLTADLTLQCWQEAGLPEGVINLVQGGVEVGQALAGDGRIDGLLFTGSAKVGGMLHQQFAGQLDKILALELGGNNPLVVKEVSDERAAVLTILQSAFLSGGQRCTCARRLIVPNGEAGDRLIEALSKAIETLHVAGQFEENPAPFYGGLVSPAAADGLLKAQDALEAQGGRVINRMQRLEEGTSLVSPALIDVTGLKVPDEEHFGPLLKIHRFDSWDEALALANDTRYGLSAGLIGGDPTDWDDFLLRIRAGIVNWNRQTTGASGDAPFGGVGDSGNHRPSAFYAADYCAYPVASMEAESLEMPETLPPGITL
- the astA gene encoding arginine N-succinyltransferase produces the protein MRIRPIARGDIDGLQMLAQQTGVGFTSLPDNREFLAGKIETAVSAFEERTPVDDRLYFFVLEDDATGELAGCCAIEGQVGREVPFYHYRLGTLAHSSVQLDLHRTIDTLFLSSDHTGDAEVCSLYVRPEYRGEANRHLRCGALLSKARWLFIAEFRDRFPDKVLAEMRGVFDEHHQSPFWESLGKHFFPMDFNEADRLTGLGQKSFIGELMPKFPIYTTFMSEKARACIGQVHRDTRPALEMLKKEGLRWEGYIDIFDGGPTVEAYIDDVRAVRTSQVHSVEISRDPNVQSVSRWLAATTTIGAFRAAWLGRGPDDNGTILLSEEEARRLDVGAGDTLRLLDTQEAS